In the Flagellimonas sp. HMM57 genome, one interval contains:
- a CDS encoding SDR family oxidoreductase: MKSKVVLITGGSSGIGKSIGTYLASKGFIVYGTTRNTENYPDFDAFELLQLDVKIAESIDKTVSHIISKEGRLDILVNNAGVGITGPIEETPPEEIENVFNINFHGPIRMIKAVLPQMRKQGGGKIINITSIAGYMGLPYRGFYSAAKGALGILTEAMRMEVKDFNVTISNLAPGDFATNIASGRYHVPVTEDSVYQHKYQKSLDLMNEHVDSGGNPKLVAEKVYKIIQQRRPKVHYAVGEFMQRFSLFLKKLLPDKVYEKLLLNHYKL, from the coding sequence ATGAAAAGCAAAGTTGTTCTAATAACGGGTGGTTCCTCGGGTATAGGAAAATCAATAGGAACCTATCTCGCTTCCAAAGGGTTTATTGTTTATGGGACAACAAGAAATACAGAAAACTACCCAGATTTTGATGCTTTTGAATTGTTGCAATTGGATGTAAAGATTGCAGAGAGCATTGATAAAACAGTTTCCCATATTATTTCGAAAGAAGGGCGATTGGATATTCTTGTCAATAATGCCGGTGTTGGGATTACGGGGCCGATTGAAGAAACGCCTCCTGAAGAGATTGAAAATGTTTTCAATATCAATTTTCATGGCCCTATCCGTATGATAAAAGCTGTTTTGCCACAAATGCGAAAGCAGGGCGGGGGAAAAATCATCAATATTACCTCTATAGCTGGTTATATGGGGCTTCCTTATCGGGGTTTTTATTCTGCTGCTAAAGGAGCACTTGGTATATTGACCGAAGCAATGCGTATGGAGGTCAAGGATTTTAACGTGACCATCAGTAATTTGGCCCCAGGAGATTTTGCAACAAATATCGCATCTGGAAGATATCATGTTCCGGTTACCGAAGATTCCGTATACCAACATAAGTATCAAAAAAGCCTTGATCTTATGAACGAACATGTGGACTCTGGCGGGAACCCAAAACTTGTGGCCGAAAAAGTGTATAAAATCATACAGCAAAGAAGACCAAAAGTCCATTATGCAGTTGGTGAGTTCATGCAACGGTTTTCGCTTTTCCTGAAGAAATTATTACCGGATAAAGTATATGAAAAGCTACTGTTGAACCATTATAAGTTGTAG
- the fsa gene encoding fructose-6-phosphate aldolase translates to MKFFIDTANLDQISEAQQLGVLDGVTTNPSLMAKEGITGKESILKHYVDICNIVDGDVSAEVVATDFDGMVKEGEELAKLHEQIVVKVPMIKDGVKALKYFSDKGIRTNCTLVFSPGQALLAAKAGATYVSPFLGRLDDISTDGLNLISEIRLIYDNYGFDTQILAASIRHTMHVIDCAKIGADVMTGPLSSIDGLLKHPLTDIGLEKFLADYRKGNS, encoded by the coding sequence ATGAAATTTTTTATCGATACCGCGAATTTGGACCAAATTTCCGAAGCACAACAACTTGGAGTTTTAGATGGCGTTACTACCAATCCATCATTGATGGCGAAAGAAGGAATTACTGGTAAAGAAAGCATTTTGAAGCACTATGTGGACATTTGCAACATTGTAGATGGAGATGTTTCTGCAGAAGTAGTGGCTACAGATTTTGACGGTATGGTCAAGGAAGGGGAAGAGCTTGCCAAACTGCACGAACAAATCGTTGTTAAGGTACCCATGATCAAAGATGGTGTTAAGGCGCTAAAATATTTTTCCGACAAAGGTATAAGAACCAATTGTACGTTGGTGTTTTCCCCAGGACAGGCATTATTGGCCGCCAAGGCTGGAGCTACGTATGTTTCGCCGTTCCTAGGACGTCTTGATGATATTTCTACTGATGGTCTTAACTTGATTTCAGAAATACGCCTTATTTACGATAACTATGGATTTGACACGCAGATATTGGCAGCTTCCATAAGACACACCATGCACGTAATCGATTGTGCCAAAATAGGTGCAGATGTTATGACCGGACCGCTCTCATCAATTGACGGACTTTTAAAACACCCATTAACCGACATTGGTCTGGAAAAGTTCTTAGCGGATTATCGTAAAGGCAATAGTTAA
- a CDS encoding transaldolase has translation MIRFLLYLSFLSILSCSQKSKDTSSVYFGGEIVNPTSDFIVLYRNNDIVDSVALDEGNRFSFNLQGIEEGLYHFDHSPERQYLFIEEGDSIVVRLNTLEFDESLVFSGKGSEINNFLLEIFLAHEKEEPLIYRYYKLDPIAFNEKIDSLRLQKIKYLEELATDNELSEKVLAMGKASIDYNSFIHKEKYPFYHKKKTGEETIHDLNGAFYDYRKDIDLNSKDLAYFRPYFDFMKYHFGNLAYMSCLKDCGTHSKSISKHLHHNKHKLKLVDSLVKETDLRDILLRNIAMDYLLKEHSSSKESKIFLDKFQSLSSNHMHKEEIADLYDGIQNLQPNSILPNLDITDIDSNSVYLKDVSKKKKTVFYFWTASQKRHFRNVTRHVSRLKKKHPEYNFVGINLRTNHSLWVNLVKENNLDPKNQFHGADFKEIQTAMMIDGLNKCIIAKDTLIVDAFANLYTTSF, from the coding sequence ATGATTAGATTTTTACTATACCTCTCCTTTCTTTCAATTTTGTCGTGTTCCCAAAAATCGAAAGATACCTCTTCGGTATACTTTGGAGGAGAAATTGTAAATCCTACAAGTGATTTTATAGTTCTTTATAGAAACAATGATATTGTAGATTCCGTAGCATTGGATGAAGGCAACAGATTCTCTTTCAACCTGCAAGGAATCGAAGAAGGTCTTTATCATTTTGACCACAGTCCAGAACGTCAATATTTATTTATAGAAGAAGGTGACAGTATTGTTGTACGGTTAAACACTTTGGAGTTTGACGAATCTTTGGTCTTTTCTGGCAAGGGTAGTGAAATAAACAATTTTCTTTTAGAAATATTTCTCGCCCATGAAAAAGAGGAGCCTTTGATTTATAGATATTATAAGTTGGACCCAATAGCCTTTAATGAAAAGATTGATTCATTACGATTACAGAAGATTAAGTACCTAGAAGAATTGGCCACGGACAATGAACTATCTGAAAAGGTTTTGGCCATGGGCAAAGCTTCTATAGATTATAACAGTTTTATCCACAAAGAGAAATATCCTTTTTATCACAAGAAAAAAACCGGCGAGGAAACCATACACGATTTGAACGGTGCATTTTACGACTATAGAAAAGATATTGACCTCAACAGTAAGGATCTGGCTTATTTTAGGCCTTATTTTGATTTCATGAAGTACCACTTTGGAAATCTCGCCTACATGTCCTGCTTGAAAGACTGTGGCACTCACTCAAAATCAATCAGCAAACATCTTCACCATAATAAGCACAAGTTAAAATTGGTCGATAGTTTGGTAAAAGAAACGGACCTAAGAGACATTTTGTTGCGGAACATTGCTATGGACTATCTTCTTAAAGAACATAGCTCCAGTAAGGAGAGTAAAATCTTTTTAGATAAGTTTCAATCACTCTCCAGTAACCATATGCATAAAGAGGAAATTGCCGACTTATATGATGGCATTCAAAACTTGCAACCGAACAGTATTCTTCCAAATTTAGATATCACCGACATTGATAGCAATAGCGTTTATCTGAAAGATGTCAGTAAGAAGAAAAAAACTGTTTTTTATTTTTGGACAGCTTCACAAAAGAGGCATTTTAGGAATGTAACAAGGCACGTTTCTAGACTTAAAAAGAAACATCCTGAATATAATTTTGTCGGTATCAATTTAAGAACAAATCATTCCCTGTGGGTAAATCTTGTAAAAGAAAACAACCTTGACCCCAAGAACCAATTCCATGGAGCAGATTTTAAAGAGATACAGACTGCCATGATGATAGATGGACTGAACAAGTGCATTATCGCCAAGGATACTTTGATTGTGGATGCATTTGCCAATTTATATACCACCTCTTTTTAA
- a CDS encoding ABC-F family ATP-binding cassette domain-containing protein encodes MLSVSNLSVQFGKRVLFDEVNVTFTHGNCYGIIGANGAGKSTFLKILSGQIDATSGSVHLEPGKRMSILEQNHNAYDEVPVLESVVMGNKPLFTIKKEIDALYADYTDENADKIGELQVQFEEMNGWNADSDAAALLSNLGISEDLHYTHMADMDSKLKVRVLLAQALFGNPDVLIMDEPTNDLDYDTINWLENFLANYDNTVIVVSHDRHFLDAVCTSIADIDFGKINLFSGNYTFWYESSQLAARQRAQQNKKSEEKAKELQEFIMRFSANVAKSKQATSRKKMLDKLKIEDIKPSSRRYPAIIFEREREAGDQILNIEKLAATSEDGDLLFQDVNINLAKGDKVAIISKDSRATTAFYDIINGRIKADNGSYQWGVTTTHSYLPADNASFFQENINLVDWLRQWTKTEEEREEVYVRGFLGKMLFSGEEALKKCTVLSGGEKVRCMLSRMMLLRANVLLLDEPTNHLDLESITAFNNSLKNFKGTVLLTTHDHEFVNTVANRIIELTPKGTIDRYLTFDDYMSDKSIKEQRGKMYQMAVV; translated from the coding sequence ATGTTATCAGTATCTAACTTATCCGTTCAGTTTGGAAAAAGAGTTTTGTTTGATGAGGTAAACGTAACGTTCACCCATGGGAACTGTTATGGAATAATCGGTGCCAATGGCGCTGGAAAATCAACATTTCTAAAAATTCTATCAGGTCAAATAGATGCGACCTCGGGAAGTGTGCATTTAGAACCCGGGAAACGGATGTCCATTTTGGAGCAGAACCACAATGCTTACGACGAGGTACCTGTTCTGGAGTCCGTGGTAATGGGAAATAAACCATTATTCACCATAAAAAAGGAGATTGATGCACTTTATGCGGACTACACCGATGAAAATGCCGATAAAATTGGAGAGCTGCAAGTACAGTTCGAAGAAATGAACGGCTGGAATGCTGACAGCGATGCAGCGGCACTTTTGTCAAATTTGGGAATTTCGGAAGACCTGCACTATACCCATATGGCAGATATGGATTCCAAATTAAAGGTAAGAGTATTGTTGGCACAGGCACTTTTTGGAAATCCGGATGTACTGATAATGGATGAGCCGACCAATGATTTGGACTACGATACCATAAACTGGTTGGAAAACTTTTTGGCCAACTACGATAATACCGTGATTGTTGTTTCACACGACAGGCACTTTTTAGATGCGGTCTGTACCAGTATCGCAGATATAGATTTTGGTAAGATCAATTTGTTTTCCGGAAACTACACATTCTGGTATGAGAGCAGCCAACTAGCAGCGCGCCAACGTGCACAACAGAACAAAAAGTCTGAAGAGAAGGCTAAGGAATTACAGGAATTTATAATGCGTTTTAGTGCCAATGTTGCTAAAAGCAAACAGGCAACATCCCGCAAGAAGATGTTGGACAAGTTAAAGATTGAAGATATAAAACCTTCGAGCAGAAGGTATCCTGCCATAATTTTTGAACGTGAAAGAGAAGCTGGCGACCAAATTTTGAACATTGAAAAACTTGCCGCTACATCCGAAGATGGCGATTTGCTGTTTCAGGATGTGAACATAAATCTTGCTAAAGGAGACAAGGTTGCCATTATATCCAAAGATTCTAGGGCCACAACGGCATTTTATGATATTATAAATGGTAGAATTAAAGCTGATAACGGGTCATACCAATGGGGGGTGACAACAACACATTCTTATTTGCCTGCTGACAATGCTTCTTTTTTCCAGGAAAATATCAATTTGGTGGATTGGCTACGTCAATGGACAAAAACCGAAGAAGAGCGCGAAGAGGTTTATGTAAGAGGGTTTTTGGGAAAAATGCTGTTCAGTGGTGAAGAGGCATTAAAAAAATGTACTGTACTTTCTGGAGGGGAAAAGGTGCGCTGTATGTTGAGCAGGATGATGTTATTACGTGCAAACGTGCTACTATTGGATGAACCTACAAATCACTTGGATCTAGAGAGTATCACGGCATTCAATAATTCCCTAAAGAACTTTAAGGGCACCGTTTTATTGACAACCCATGACCATGAATTTGTAAATACCGTAGCGAACAGAATCATAGAACTGACACCAAAGGGTACAATCGACCGTTATTTGACATTTGATGATTACATGTCCGATAAATCAATCAAAGAGCAACGTGGCAAAATGTACCAAATGGCGGTAGTTTAA
- a CDS encoding fasciclin domain-containing protein, which translates to MKPPQLRILFSCLFLFTICISAQDATDSETKSITQNTSESDHHKTLLAAVKATEMDDILDKSGPFTVFAPSDAAFAKFSNKKMQQLINSKDKSDLKSLLTYHIVAGNLTASNILKAMCRGKGKASFTTIQGKKLVAHMEGYDIILTDPVGNTARITVADVNQKNGVIHEIDSVILPSQM; encoded by the coding sequence ATGAAGCCCCCACAATTAAGAATTCTTTTTAGCTGTCTTTTTCTTTTTACCATTTGTATTTCTGCCCAAGACGCTACAGACTCAGAGACGAAATCAATAACGCAAAACACTAGCGAATCTGATCATCATAAAACATTGTTGGCTGCTGTTAAGGCAACTGAAATGGACGACATTTTGGATAAGTCAGGACCTTTTACGGTCTTCGCACCTTCTGATGCGGCATTTGCGAAATTCTCGAATAAAAAAATGCAGCAACTTATTAATTCTAAGGATAAAAGCGATTTAAAATCTTTGCTGACCTATCATATAGTAGCAGGTAACTTAACTGCCTCTAACATATTAAAAGCAATGTGCAGAGGAAAAGGAAAAGCCAGCTTTACTACTATACAAGGGAAAAAACTTGTTGCCCACATGGAAGGGTATGACATTATTTTAACAGACCCAGTAGGAAACACTGCTAGGATAACCGTTGCAGATGTGAACCAGAAAAATGGTGTTATACACGAGATTGATAGTGTTATTCTACCTTCTCAAATGTAA
- the pheT gene encoding phenylalanine--tRNA ligase subunit beta, with protein MKISYNWLKQFLEIDWDSHKTGELLTDLGLEVEGISNFESVKGGLQGIVVGKVLTCEKHPNADRLKLTTVDIGEASPLQIVCGAPNVDAGQKVPVATIGTTLYTKDGEAWKIKKGKIRGKESQGMICAEDELGLGEGHDGIMVLSDILEPGTPCSDVFEIENDEVFEIGLTPNRADAMSHFGVARDIKAGLEQLEIQKQLVTPSTSNFSIDNRSLKIDVEVENSELAPRYCGVTISNIIVQDSPDWLKNRLKAIGLSPINNIVDITNYVLHELGQPLHAFDATKIKGGKIVVKTLPKGTKFKTLDEVERELHEDDLMICDSEKPMCIAGVFGGIHSGVTEYTTSIFLESAYFDAVSIRKTAKRHGLNTDASFRFERGIDINNTEYALKRAALLIKEIAGGDISSEVVDLYPKKPNERQVFLTFDKINSLIGQEIPRDSIKSILSSLEIKVNNVTESGLGLTIPSYRVDVEREVDVIEEILRVYGYNNIDYKEKLNASIANSSKYENYRVQNVVGNLLAAQGFYEIMTNSLVAANGNVSENDNGAVRMINPLSTDLSVLRTSMLFSGLQTVSYNNNRQKTDLKLFEFGKTYHKIGKDNKEKQHLSIFISGNKTDINWTSNSKKTDFFFLKGTIETILDRLGLKEVVTEPYTDAIFAEGLSCTKNGKRIGTYGLVNKTILKQFDIKHDVFFADFEWDTIMECLNGQNVIFKEIPKFPEVSRDFALQLDESITYRQVYDLAWATEKSLLKKVNLFDVYKGDNLPEGKKSYAVSFTLLDEKKTLTDKQIDKIMSKLLGRYQKELGAELR; from the coding sequence ATGAAGATTTCTTATAACTGGTTGAAGCAATTTTTGGAAATTGACTGGGATTCGCATAAAACCGGAGAGTTACTGACCGACTTAGGGCTCGAAGTCGAAGGTATTTCCAACTTCGAATCGGTTAAGGGAGGATTACAGGGCATAGTGGTAGGCAAGGTACTTACCTGTGAAAAACATCCAAATGCAGACCGCCTCAAATTAACTACTGTAGATATTGGGGAAGCATCTCCGTTGCAAATTGTCTGTGGTGCTCCAAACGTAGATGCTGGTCAAAAAGTTCCTGTTGCAACTATTGGTACTACATTGTATACTAAAGATGGTGAAGCTTGGAAAATAAAAAAAGGAAAGATTAGAGGAAAGGAAAGTCAAGGCATGATCTGTGCTGAAGATGAGCTTGGTCTAGGCGAGGGTCATGATGGCATTATGGTGCTAAGCGATATTCTAGAACCTGGCACACCTTGTTCAGACGTATTCGAAATTGAAAACGATGAAGTTTTTGAGATTGGACTTACGCCCAATCGTGCAGATGCCATGAGCCATTTTGGTGTTGCACGGGATATAAAGGCCGGTTTGGAACAGCTAGAAATCCAAAAACAGCTGGTAACACCATCAACTAGCAACTTCTCTATAGATAACAGGTCATTAAAAATAGATGTTGAAGTTGAGAACAGCGAATTGGCACCCAGATATTGTGGAGTTACCATCAGTAATATCATTGTTCAAGATTCGCCAGACTGGCTTAAAAATAGGTTGAAGGCGATTGGATTGTCCCCTATCAACAATATAGTCGATATTACAAATTATGTATTGCATGAACTGGGTCAACCGTTGCATGCATTTGATGCCACCAAAATAAAAGGCGGTAAAATTGTCGTAAAGACTTTGCCAAAAGGAACAAAGTTTAAAACTTTGGATGAAGTAGAACGAGAACTGCATGAGGATGATTTAATGATTTGCGATAGTGAGAAACCCATGTGCATTGCTGGGGTATTTGGAGGAATTCATTCTGGTGTTACGGAATATACGACTTCAATTTTTCTTGAGAGTGCTTATTTCGATGCTGTTTCCATTAGAAAAACGGCAAAAAGACATGGTCTAAATACAGATGCATCTTTTAGGTTTGAGCGCGGTATCGATATCAACAATACAGAATACGCATTAAAAAGGGCAGCGCTTTTAATAAAGGAAATTGCCGGTGGGGACATTAGCTCTGAAGTGGTTGACCTCTATCCTAAGAAACCTAACGAGAGACAGGTCTTTTTGACCTTTGACAAAATCAATTCGTTAATAGGGCAAGAAATTCCTAGAGACTCTATAAAATCGATACTATCTTCATTAGAAATCAAAGTAAATAATGTCACCGAATCCGGACTTGGGTTAACTATACCATCCTACAGAGTTGATGTAGAGCGGGAAGTGGATGTCATCGAGGAAATTTTAAGGGTATACGGTTACAATAACATAGATTATAAAGAAAAGCTCAACGCTTCTATAGCTAACTCCTCTAAATATGAGAACTATAGAGTTCAAAATGTTGTTGGCAATCTATTGGCGGCACAGGGGTTTTACGAAATTATGACCAATAGCCTAGTAGCTGCAAACGGAAATGTATCTGAAAATGATAATGGAGCCGTTCGGATGATCAATCCCCTTAGCACTGATCTATCGGTATTAAGGACTTCTATGCTTTTTTCTGGTCTACAAACGGTCAGTTATAATAACAATCGGCAGAAAACGGACTTAAAACTGTTTGAATTTGGAAAAACCTATCATAAAATAGGCAAAGACAACAAAGAGAAACAACATTTATCCATTTTTATCTCGGGTAATAAAACCGATATAAACTGGACAAGTAATTCAAAAAAGACAGATTTTTTCTTTCTCAAAGGAACCATAGAAACAATCTTAGATCGGTTGGGGTTAAAAGAAGTTGTAACGGAACCCTATACCGATGCCATCTTTGCCGAAGGGTTGTCGTGCACAAAAAATGGAAAACGTATTGGAACATACGGTTTGGTCAATAAAACCATTTTAAAGCAATTTGATATAAAACATGATGTTTTCTTTGCGGATTTTGAATGGGATACCATTATGGAATGCCTTAATGGACAAAATGTTATTTTTAAAGAAATCCCCAAGTTCCCAGAGGTTTCACGAGATTTTGCATTACAATTGGACGAGAGTATCACCTATCGCCAGGTGTATGATTTGGCATGGGCCACTGAAAAAAGTCTGCTTAAAAAAGTGAACCTTTTTGACGTATATAAAGGTGACAACCTTCCTGAAGGAAAAAAATCCTATGCAGTTAGTTTCACACTTTTAGATGAGAAAAAGACGTTGACCGATAAGCAAATCGATAAAATAATGTCCAAGTTGTTGGGTCGTTATCAAAAAGAACTTGGCGCCGAATTGCGCTAG
- a CDS encoding peroxiredoxin: MKRIWLFLFGLILLLTSCNEEKKELKAGDWLAELQVSPSEELPFNFSLVKKEGESYVMQMYNAEEVVTVDEIKVWNDSILIQMPIFEGYISGTFTESEINGNFIKESLDRTVPFTAKFGKRDRFEAVSKAKTNISGIWEVSFEEGTENEYPAKGIFVQTDNTVKGTFRTKTGDYRYLEGIISGDTLKLSAFDGAHAFLFTAKVTDSSLQGNFYSGNHSVETFTGKRNEGFELPDANSLTFLKEGYDNLDFSFPDETGKMVSIADSRFDNKVVLVQIMGTWCPNCLDETKFYVDFIKKNPDLDIEFIALAFEYATTEEKAWNGIRRLKDRVGVAYPILLAQYGTSDKKKANEKLPMLNHVLSYPTTIYVGKQGEVKKIHTGFNGPATGDKHKAFKKEFNNTIKKLSEEEVAK; this comes from the coding sequence ATGAAAAGAATTTGGTTGTTCTTGTTTGGGTTGATTTTACTGTTAACCTCGTGCAACGAAGAAAAAAAAGAGCTCAAAGCTGGTGATTGGCTTGCAGAACTACAAGTTTCCCCTTCTGAAGAGCTTCCATTTAATTTTTCACTTGTAAAAAAGGAAGGTGAGTCCTATGTGATGCAAATGTACAATGCCGAAGAGGTGGTAACTGTGGATGAAATAAAGGTATGGAATGATTCCATCCTAATTCAAATGCCAATTTTTGAAGGATATATTTCAGGTACTTTTACGGAAAGTGAGATAAACGGAAATTTTATAAAAGAAAGCTTAGATAGGACTGTGCCGTTTACGGCAAAATTTGGGAAAAGGGATAGGTTTGAAGCAGTATCCAAGGCAAAAACTAATATCTCTGGTATTTGGGAGGTAAGTTTTGAGGAGGGAACAGAAAATGAATATCCAGCAAAGGGGATTTTTGTACAAACTGATAATACCGTAAAGGGCACTTTTAGAACAAAAACGGGGGACTATCGCTATTTGGAGGGCATAATCTCGGGAGATACGCTTAAACTCTCTGCATTTGATGGAGCCCATGCATTTTTGTTCACCGCTAAAGTGACAGACAGCTCGTTGCAGGGCAATTTCTATTCTGGAAATCATTCTGTTGAAACATTTACAGGAAAACGCAATGAAGGATTTGAATTGCCGGATGCCAATAGCCTAACTTTTCTAAAGGAAGGTTATGATAATCTTGATTTTTCATTTCCAGATGAAACCGGTAAAATGGTAAGTATTGCAGATTCCAGATTTGATAATAAGGTTGTGTTGGTACAAATTATGGGAACATGGTGCCCAAACTGTTTGGATGAAACCAAGTTTTATGTCGATTTTATAAAGAAGAATCCAGACCTTGATATCGAATTTATTGCACTTGCCTTTGAATATGCAACAACAGAAGAAAAAGCGTGGAACGGGATAAGAAGACTAAAAGATAGAGTAGGAGTAGCGTATCCTATTTTATTGGCACAGTACGGAACGTCCGATAAGAAAAAGGCCAATGAAAAACTTCCTATGTTGAACCATGTGCTATCCTATCCAACAACTATTTATGTAGGTAAACAAGGAGAGGTGAAAAAAATACACACAGGTTTTAACGGACCAGCTACAGGCGATAAGCACAAAGCATTTAAAAAGGAATTTAACAATACAATTAAAAAACTCAGCGAAGAAGAAGTAGCTAAATAA
- the leuB gene encoding 3-isopropylmalate dehydrogenase, producing MNLNIALLPGDGVGPEVLDQAVKCLQAVEETFNHHFVYKEALVGAIAIDKKGNPLPDTTLKLCKEADAVLFGAIGDPKYDNNPEATVRPEQGLLKLRKELGLYANIRPVKVFPTLIENSPLKKEIISGTDFIIYRELTGGIYFGEKKLNNEGTVASDLCEYSEKEISRIAHLAFKAAKNRQNKLTLVDKANVLESSRLWRKVVTRIGESYPEVTLDFLFVDNAAMQIILNPSQFDVILTENMFGDIISDEGSVIGGSIGLLASASVGDKNAMFEPIHGSYPQAKGKDIANPIASILSAAMLLENFGLFEEAMAVREAVDKSLKKGVVTSDLDNKSQYGTKQVGDFIADNIVDSEDDFNMNDENIDLGKSTII from the coding sequence ATGAATCTAAACATAGCTTTGCTTCCGGGAGATGGTGTTGGTCCAGAGGTGTTAGATCAAGCAGTAAAATGTTTACAAGCGGTTGAAGAAACCTTCAATCACCATTTTGTGTATAAAGAGGCACTTGTTGGAGCTATCGCTATCGACAAAAAGGGAAATCCGCTACCCGATACAACCCTAAAGCTATGTAAGGAGGCTGATGCAGTCCTATTCGGAGCTATTGGTGACCCAAAATATGATAACAATCCCGAGGCTACGGTTCGACCAGAGCAAGGACTATTAAAATTGCGCAAAGAACTTGGGCTATATGCCAATATAAGGCCTGTAAAGGTTTTTCCAACCCTTATTGAAAATTCCCCTCTAAAAAAGGAAATTATCTCGGGAACAGATTTTATCATTTATCGAGAACTTACCGGAGGTATCTATTTTGGTGAGAAAAAGTTAAATAACGAAGGAACCGTAGCTTCCGATTTATGTGAATATTCGGAAAAAGAAATTTCACGAATAGCGCATTTAGCTTTTAAAGCTGCAAAAAACAGGCAAAATAAACTTACGCTTGTAGATAAGGCCAATGTTTTGGAATCATCCCGACTTTGGAGAAAAGTAGTCACCAGAATCGGTGAGAGTTATCCAGAAGTAACTTTGGATTTTCTATTTGTGGATAATGCGGCTATGCAAATCATTTTGAACCCCAGCCAATTTGATGTTATCTTGACCGAAAACATGTTTGGCGACATTATTTCTGATGAAGGAAGTGTAATTGGAGGATCAATCGGGCTTTTGGCATCAGCATCCGTTGGAGATAAAAATGCCATGTTCGAACCCATACATGGTTCCTACCCACAGGCAAAAGGCAAGGATATCGCAAATCCTATAGCTTCTATTCTTTCTGCCGCTATGTTATTGGAAAACTTTGGTCTTTTTGAAGAAGCCATGGCAGTGCGCGAAGCTGTGGACAAATCGTTGAAGAAAGGTGTAGTTACTTCAGATTTGGACAATAAGAGTCAATATGGCACTAAACAAGTTGGTGATTTTATTGCCGATAACATTGTGGATAGTGAAGATGATTTCAATATGAACGATGAGAATATCGATTTAGGAAAATCAACTATTATTTAG